From Vanrija pseudolonga chromosome 1, complete sequence, a single genomic window includes:
- the PCH_Pc12g07500 gene encoding Mutanase has translation MKATFVLGALLALTGAAASPVKRRRLEPRLTIAPNATTSSDVASASGSSSSSTSSVSSFFTTASAVAPKCRPKSKSSSAAPSAPTPSGPSDIVLPSSSAPSSSANGTAPTASPDVSASPSLAPTAVQSQPSPAGTPGEAPAASPSGAKSDGIPTPATSPSSSASASAAAPTSGSPATTSSQSPTPTTTFSSAPDSGNASRPDATGAPVPDAGASSDKLVFAHFMVGITWPYQQADWEADIRKAQLYGVDAFALNIGRDEYNHAQLTNAYNAAEALGFKVFLSFDFNWWKNDQVADVVSYLKEWASKPAQLKVKANNAAFVSTFIGAGFDWASVKQQVGFPLHIIPGNLRPDDAGTQSQIASAALDGLFSWHAWPGQENNIPVDASLNTDTDKAYQALVGKNNKDYMAPVSPWFFTHIGSDKSYTKNFLFKWQQILDLAPQYVEIVTWNDFGESHHVGPRPAAAGDDGSADYAAGLDHTKLMDLAVPFIKAYKAGGKAPVVDKDFVVYWHRPHLKSASCDATDPVKGSASKDVQPGGVPAGKPQGWEFVADVVFVAVSSKSGAKVTVTSGSNAPVTLDAQAGIQVFEVPMGTGQQKFELSSGAGSASGTSEVPITAGCWQDKLYNFNFHSGLVSA, from the exons ATGAAGGCCACgttcgtcctcggcgcgctcctggcgctcaccggcgccgctgcctcgccggtcaagcgccgccgcctggagCCGCGGCTCACAATCGCCCcgaacgcgacgacgagcagcgatGTGGCCAGTGCGtccggcagcagcagcagcagcacaagcaGCGTGAGCTCGTTCTTCACcaccgcgtcggccgtggcACCAAAGTGCCGCCCCAAGTCCAAGTCCTCATCGGCAGCACCGTCGGCACCCACGCCGTCCGGCCCGTCCGACATCGTCCTCCCCTCCTCTTCggccccctcgtcctcggccaaCGGCACGGCCCCGACCGCGAGCCCCGACGTCagcgccagccccagcctcgcgccgacggccgtcCAGTCGCAGCCCTCTCCCGCCGGTACGCCCGGGGAGGCTCCCGCGGCTAGTCCTAGTGGCGCCAAGAGCGATGGCATTCCCACGCCTGCCACAAGCCCTTCGTCCTCTGCGTCTGCCTCTGC CGCTGCACCGACGTCTGGCTCGCCCgccacgacctcgtcgcAGAGCCCTACCCCGACCAcgaccttctcctcggccccggACTCGGGCAATGCCTCGCGTCCCGACGCCACGGGCGCGCCCGTGCCCGACGCTGGTGCTTCGTCGGACAAGCTCGTCTTTGCGCACTTCATGGTCGGCATCACGTGGCCGTACCAGCAGGCCGACTGGGAGGCCGACATCCGCAAGGCGCAGTTGTACGGCGTGGACGCGTTCGCGCTCAACATTGGCCGCGACGAGTACAACCACGCGCAGTTGACCAACGCGTAcaatgccgccgaggcgctcgggTTCAAGGTCTTCCTGTCGTTCGACTTCAACTGGTGGAAGAACgaccaggtcgccgacgtcgtcagCTACCTCAAGGAGTGGGCGTCCAAGCCCGCCCAGCTCAAGGTCAAGGCGAACAATGCGGCGTTTGTCTCGACGTTTATCGGTGCCGGCTTCGACTGGGCGAGCGTTAAGCAGCAGGTCGGCTTCCCCCTGCACATTATCCCCGGCAACCTGCgccccgacgacgcgggcacGCAGAGCCAGATCGCCAGCGCggccctcgacggcctctTCTCGTGGCACGCTTGGCCGGGCCAGGAGAACAACATCCCCGTCGACGCGAGCCTCAACACCGACACGGACAAGGCGTACCAGGCACTCGTGGGCAAGAACAACAAGGACTACATGGCGCCCGTGTCGCCTTGGT TCTTCACCCACATCGGCTCGGACAAGTCGTACACCAAGAACTTCCTGTTCAA GTGGCAGCAGATCCTCGACCTGGCGCCGCAGTACGTCGAGATTGTGACCTGGAACGACTTTGGCGAGTCGCACCACGTCGGCCCGCGGCCCGCCgcggcaggcgacgacgggagcGCCGACTACGCCGCGGGGCTGGACCACACCAAGCTCATGGACCTCGCCGTGCCCTTCATCAAGGCGTACAAggcgggcggcaaggcgcCCGTCGTGGACAAGGACTTTGTCGTGTACTGGCACCGCCCGCACCTCAAGTCTGCGTCGTGCGACGCCACCGACCCCGTAAAGGGCAGCGCGAGCAAGGACGTCCAGccgggcggcgtgccggccggcaaGCCGCAGGGCTGGGAGtttgtcgccgacgtcgtcttTGTCGCCGTGTCCTCGAAGAGCGGCGCCAAGGTCACTGTTACTTCGGGCTCGAATGCGCCAgtcacgctcgacgcccAGGCCGGTATCCAGGTCTTTGAGGTGCCCATGGGCACTGGCCAGCAGAAGTTTGAGCTCTCgtccggcgccggctcggcatCCGGCACCTCCGAGGTGCCCATCAccgctggctgctggcaGGACAAGCTGTACAACTTCAACTTCCACTCGGGTCTCGTGTCGGCGTAA
- the EFG1 gene encoding rRNA-processing protein EFG1: MPAERHQRPKRHSSGGGNDRAGSSSKTASGHKKPLPLEKRSADGIPGLSKLKGSIRQTKRLLAKDNLEPSLRVQTQRRLAALEADLATAQKRDVERKNGAKYHAVKFFERQKLTRVIKRAQRKLGGEKKLSGKKLAKAEAELADARVMLNYVLHFPNTQKYISLFPSDAKDKAKDGGDDDDDEGFKLPPLLSQSADGLDESARKRREMLLETQRLMGEGKLSATPEEEGAGAARRDVDIAPKAVVAAAAEEEKEASDAEDDFFEG; the protein is encoded by the exons ATGCCAGCCGAGCGACATCAACGACCAAAGCGACACtccagcggcgggggcaaCGACCGCGCTGGGTCGTCGTCCaagacggcgtcggggcACAAgaagccgctgccgctggagAAGCGCAGCGCGGACGGCATCCCGGGTCTGTCGAAGCTCAAGGGGTCGATCCGGCAGACGAAGCGGCTGCTTGCGAAG GACAACCTCGAGCCCAGCCTCCGCGTGCAGAcacagcgccgcctcgcggccctcgaggccgacctcgcgacggcgcagaagcgcgacgtcgagcgcaagAACGGCGCGAAGTACCACGCC GTCAAGTTCTTTGAGCGGCAAAAGCTCACGCGCGTGATcaagcgcgcgcagcgcaagcTTGGCGGGGAGAAGAAGCTCAGCGGGAAGAAGctggccaaggccgaggccgagctcgccgatgcGAGGGTCATGCTCAACTATGTGCTGCACTTCCC caACACGCAAAAGTACATCTCGCTCTTCCCCTCGgacgccaaggacaaggcaaaggacggcggcgacgacgacgatgacgagggcTTCAAGCTCCCGCCTCTGCTCTCGCAGTCTGCCGACGGGCtggacgagtcggcgcgGAAACGGCGCGAGATGCTGCTCGAGACGCAGCGCCTCAtgggcgagggcaagctgagcgccacgcccgaggaggagggcgccggcgccgctcgccgcgacgtcgacattgcGCCCAAGGCTGTCgtggccgctgcggcggaggaggagaaggaggcgtcggatgccgaggacgacttcTTCGAGGGGTAG